The following coding sequences are from one Triticum aestivum cultivar Chinese Spring chromosome 5A, IWGSC CS RefSeq v2.1, whole genome shotgun sequence window:
- the LOC123102954 gene encoding uncharacterized protein isoform X1 — protein sequence MAAAEASSSPNPPRPDLRRRQRRLVFDRRYGWIFDEWTDPAVAALSGGRGMLVFARRPPALQHTTAAFFQVLKFYPQCPRVLILCSLLCSRFCVLPMAQSLMSAAAYSVDYATDSVSAALKRPDIFSPLAYLPHLQLHRKQQTWFDGLERSGVVADTKLIPCSTL from the exons ATGGCGGCAGCAGAAGCCTCCTCCTCCCCCAATCCGCCGCGTCCtgacctccgccgccgccagcgccgcctcgTATTCGACCGGCGCTACGGATGGAT TTTCGACGAATGGACGGACCCGGCCGTCGCCGCCCTCTCCGGTGGCAGGGGAATGTTGGTATTCGCTCGCCGTCCGCCCGCACTCCAGCACACTACGGCGGCCTTCTTCCAAGTCCTTAAATTTTACCCCCAATGTCCACGTGTCCTGATTCTTTGCTCACTCCTGTGTTCCAGGTTCTGCGTACTCCCGATGGCTCAGTCGCTGATGAGCGCGGCCGCATATTCG GTTGACTATGCAACCGATTCAGTTAGCGCAGCTCTTAAACGCCCTGACATTTTCTCCCCACTGGCATATCTTCCTCACCTGCAATTGCATAGGAAGCAACAAACTTGGTTCGACGGACTTGAGCGATCTGGAGTCGTAGCTGATACCAAGTTAATACCATGTAGTACTCTGTAA
- the LOC123102954 gene encoding uncharacterized protein isoform X2, with amino-acid sequence MAAAEASSSPNPPRPDLRRRQRRLVFDRRYGWIFDEWTDPAVAALSGGRGMFCVLPMAQSLMSAAAYSVDYATDSVSAALKRPDIFSPLAYLPHLQLHRKQQTWFDGLERSGVVADTKLIPCSTL; translated from the exons ATGGCGGCAGCAGAAGCCTCCTCCTCCCCCAATCCGCCGCGTCCtgacctccgccgccgccagcgccgcctcgTATTCGACCGGCGCTACGGATGGAT TTTCGACGAATGGACGGACCCGGCCGTCGCCGCCCTCTCCGGTGGCAGGGGAAT GTTCTGCGTACTCCCGATGGCTCAGTCGCTGATGAGCGCGGCCGCATATTCG GTTGACTATGCAACCGATTCAGTTAGCGCAGCTCTTAAACGCCCTGACATTTTCTCCCCACTGGCATATCTTCCTCACCTGCAATTGCATAGGAAGCAACAAACTTGGTTCGACGGACTTGAGCGATCTGGAGTCGTAGCTGATACCAAGTTAATACCATGTAGTACTCTGTAA